From a region of the Triticum aestivum cultivar Chinese Spring chromosome 7D, IWGSC CS RefSeq v2.1, whole genome shotgun sequence genome:
- the LOC123164176 gene encoding phosphatidylinositol-3-phosphatase SAC1 isoform X1, producing the protein MAAEADDPTAASATLEKFRLYETRARFYVIGSSREKRWFRVLKIDRSEPSELHLSEDPVWYSQQEVKSLLQRIAEGNRSTGGLTFVTKAYGIAGCIKFLESYYLILVTKRRQIGCICGHAIYCIDESQMITIPHSSVQTDVATSKNELRYKKLLASVDLTKDFFYSYTYPIMQSLQQNVTSAGMKETPYENLFVWNTFLTEPIRSRCHNALWSVALVHGHFKQVKLSVFGRELNVILISRRSRHFAGTRYLKRGVNDHGKVANDVETEQIVFEEEAGSWKGRMSAIVQMRGSIPLFWSQEAGRLSPKPDIFVQRYDPTYEATKLHFEDLAQRYGQPIIILNLIKTVEKRPREMMLRREFFNAVGYLNQNVPEERKLRFIHWDFHKFAKSKSANVLGVLGGVASEALDLTGFYYSGKPKVQKRRSIQLSRTSTARDVEIRASSGDLPRLSSNADALGSIASQDMRKEDSKHEPLGDAPCYQTGVLRTNCIDCLDRTNVAQYAYGLAALGRQLHAMGLTDVSKIHPDSSIASALMEMYQSMGDALAHQYGGSAAHNTVFPERQGKWKATTQSREFLKSIKRYYSNAYTDGEKQDAINLFLGYFQPQEGKPALWDLDTDYYLHVTTAGDDSYHLSSPHGNNVPGGSGDAMSPRPTLSPVPACKEDFSRMKLTSFDKLIERTCSSIRNVRLHCDADLRPSGGVGTSAMAPDAAEIQLKSPNWLFGQRKHAETVPTAKVTPVENANEGNKDETNVSLCGELNWLSSSADSCEEDNFRRYLAFTTADVDNGWYSGALLYDQDENSGAYKHYSEFCQGPVMDPFEHDPEKEGHYREALSMDIELTDDAQVEAEMKAALDDYQVIGSDLSIIPSCGSLAEDPSQLTRWIIGDEKLRVVGAVQ; encoded by the exons ATGGCGGCGGAGgcggacgacccgacggcggcgTCAGCGACGCTGGAGAAGTTCCGCCTCTACGAAACGCGCGCC AGGTTCTACGTGATCGGGAGCTCGCGGGAGAAGCGGTGGTTTCGGGTGCTCAAGATTGACCGCTCGGAGCCGTCGGAGCTCCACCTCAGCGAGGACCCCGTCTGGTACTCCCAGCAGGAGGTCAAGAGCCTGCTCCAGCGCATCGCCGAGGGCAACCGCTCCACCGGCGGCCTCACCTTCGTCACCAAGGCCTACGGCATCGCAG GTTGCATCAAGTTCTTGGAGTCATATTACCTGATTTTAGTCACCAAGCGCCGTCAAATCGGTTGCATCTGTGGCCATGCTATATATTGTATAGATGAGAGCCAGATGATCACCATCCCGCACTCATCTGTACAGACAGATGTTGCAACCTCTAAGAACGAGCTAAG GTACAAGAAGCTTTTGGCCAGTGTTGATCTCACAAAGGATTTCTTCTATAGCTACACATACCCAATCATGCAGAGCTTGCAGCAGAATGTCACCTCTGCAGGGATGAAGGAAACACCTTATGAAAATTTGTttgtatggaacactttcctgaCAGAGCCGATTCGCTCAAGGTGCCACAATGCTCTGTGGAGTGTAGCTCTCGTTCATGGACACTTTAAGCAG GTCAAGCTGTCAGTATTTGGCAGGGAGTTAAATGTTATTCTCATTTCAAGAAGATCTCGGCATTTTGCTGGGACACG GTATTTGAAAAGAGGCGTGAATGACCATGGAAAAGTTGCAAACGATGTTGAAACAGAGCAGATAGTATTTGAAGAGGAAGCTGGTTCCTGGAAGGGAAGAATGAGCGCAATAGTACAGAtgcgaggatcgatccctctcttTTGGTCACAAGAGGCTGGCCGACTTAGTCCTAAGCCTGATATTTTTG TGCAGAGGTATGATCCTACTTATGAAGCAACCAAGTTACATTTTGAAGATCTCGCTCAGCGATATGGACAGCCTATCATAATACTTAATTTAATAAAG ACTGTTGAAAAAAGGCCACGGGAGATGATGCTCAGGCGTGAATTCTTTAATGCAGTTGGATATCTTAATCAGAATGTCCCAGAAGAAAGGAAACTGAGATTCATCCACTGGGATTTTCATAAATTTGCGAAAAG CAAGTCCGCAAATGTGCTGGGTGTTTTAGGAGGTGTGGCGAGTGAAGCACTGGACCTTACTGGATTTTACTACAGTGGGAAGCCAAAAGTTCAGAAAAGAAGGTCTATCCAGCTTAGTCGAACTAGCACTGCAAG GGATGTTGAAATAAGAGCTAGTTCTGGAGACCTTCCGAGACTCTCTAGCAATGCTGATGCACTTGGTTCTATAGCTTCTCAGGATATGAGAAAAGAGGATAGCAAACATGAGCCTCTTGGTGATGCTCCTTGTTATCAAACTGGAGTTCTTCGTACGAATTGCATAGACTGCCTGGATCGCACAAATGTCGCACAGTATGCTTATGGCCTTGCTGCTTTGGGGAGGCAACTTCATGCGATGGGACTGACAGATGTTTCAAAAATCCACCCAGATAGCAGCATCGCTTCAGCTTTAATGGAAATGTACCAGAGCATGGGTGATGCACTTGCTCATCAGTACGGAGGCTCTGCAGCACATAATACG GTTTTCCCCGAGAGGCAAGGGAAGTGGAAGGCTACTACTCAATCTAGGGAGTTTCTGAAATCAATTAAACGATATTACAGCAATGCTTACACCGACGGTGAGAAACAAGATGCTATAAATTT ATTTCTGGGTTATTTCCAACCTCAAGAAGGAAAACCGGCTCTCTGGGATCTGGATACTGATTACTATCTCCATGTGACAACAGCTGGTGATGATAGCTACCATCTTAG TTCCCCACATGGAAATAATGTGCCCGGGGGATCTGGAGATGCCATGAGCCCAAGACCCACATTGAGCCCTGTGCCAGCATGTAAAGAGGACTTTTCTAGGATGAAACTTACTTCATTCGACAAACTTATAGAAAGAACCTGTAGTTCGATAAGAAATGTGAGGCTTCACTGTGATGCTGATCTAAGGCCAAGTGGTGGTGTTGGAACTTCTGCAATGGCACCCGACGCAGC TGAGATACAACTTAAAAGCCCAAACTGGTTGTTTGGTCAAAGAAAACATGCAGAGACAGTTCCAACAGCAAAAGTTACTCCAGTTGAAAATGCGAACGAGGGAAACAAAGATGAGACGAATGTGTCTCTGTGTGGGGAGCTGAACTGGCTTTCCTCCTCGGCAGATTCATGCGAGGAGGACAACTTCAGAAG GTATCTAGCATTCACGACAGCGGATGTAGACAATGGCTGGTACAGTGGAGCACTGCTATACGATCAAGATGAGAACAGCGGTGCTTATAAACATTACTCCGAATTTTGCCAG GGTCCAGTCATGGATCCTTTTGAGCACGACCCAGAGAAAGAAGGGCACTACAGGGAGGCTCTTAGCATGGACATCGAACTTACGGACGATGCACAGGTGGAGGCAGAAATGAAAGCCGCTCTGGACGACTACCAGGTGATAGGTTCAGACCTGAGCATCATCCCGTCGTGCGGCTCCCTCGCCGAGGACCCAAGCCAGCTGACAAGGTGGATCATTGGGGACGAGAAGCTGCGCGTCGTCGGCGCTGTGCAGTAG
- the LOC123164176 gene encoding phosphatidylinositol-3-phosphatase SAC1 isoform X2: protein MITIPHSSVQTDVATSKNELRYKKLLASVDLTKDFFYSYTYPIMQSLQQNVTSAGMKETPYENLFVWNTFLTEPIRSRCHNALWSVALVHGHFKQVKLSVFGRELNVILISRRSRHFAGTRYLKRGVNDHGKVANDVETEQIVFEEEAGSWKGRMSAIVQMRGSIPLFWSQEAGRLSPKPDIFVQRYDPTYEATKLHFEDLAQRYGQPIIILNLIKTVEKRPREMMLRREFFNAVGYLNQNVPEERKLRFIHWDFHKFAKSKSANVLGVLGGVASEALDLTGFYYSGKPKVQKRRSIQLSRTSTARDVEIRASSGDLPRLSSNADALGSIASQDMRKEDSKHEPLGDAPCYQTGVLRTNCIDCLDRTNVAQYAYGLAALGRQLHAMGLTDVSKIHPDSSIASALMEMYQSMGDALAHQYGGSAAHNTVFPERQGKWKATTQSREFLKSIKRYYSNAYTDGEKQDAINLFLGYFQPQEGKPALWDLDTDYYLHVTTAGDDSYHLSSPHGNNVPGGSGDAMSPRPTLSPVPACKEDFSRMKLTSFDKLIERTCSSIRNVRLHCDADLRPSGGVGTSAMAPDAAEIQLKSPNWLFGQRKHAETVPTAKVTPVENANEGNKDETNVSLCGELNWLSSSADSCEEDNFRRYLAFTTADVDNGWYSGALLYDQDENSGAYKHYSEFCQGPVMDPFEHDPEKEGHYREALSMDIELTDDAQVEAEMKAALDDYQVIGSDLSIIPSCGSLAEDPSQLTRWIIGDEKLRVVGAVQ, encoded by the exons ATGATCACCATCCCGCACTCATCTGTACAGACAGATGTTGCAACCTCTAAGAACGAGCTAAG GTACAAGAAGCTTTTGGCCAGTGTTGATCTCACAAAGGATTTCTTCTATAGCTACACATACCCAATCATGCAGAGCTTGCAGCAGAATGTCACCTCTGCAGGGATGAAGGAAACACCTTATGAAAATTTGTttgtatggaacactttcctgaCAGAGCCGATTCGCTCAAGGTGCCACAATGCTCTGTGGAGTGTAGCTCTCGTTCATGGACACTTTAAGCAG GTCAAGCTGTCAGTATTTGGCAGGGAGTTAAATGTTATTCTCATTTCAAGAAGATCTCGGCATTTTGCTGGGACACG GTATTTGAAAAGAGGCGTGAATGACCATGGAAAAGTTGCAAACGATGTTGAAACAGAGCAGATAGTATTTGAAGAGGAAGCTGGTTCCTGGAAGGGAAGAATGAGCGCAATAGTACAGAtgcgaggatcgatccctctcttTTGGTCACAAGAGGCTGGCCGACTTAGTCCTAAGCCTGATATTTTTG TGCAGAGGTATGATCCTACTTATGAAGCAACCAAGTTACATTTTGAAGATCTCGCTCAGCGATATGGACAGCCTATCATAATACTTAATTTAATAAAG ACTGTTGAAAAAAGGCCACGGGAGATGATGCTCAGGCGTGAATTCTTTAATGCAGTTGGATATCTTAATCAGAATGTCCCAGAAGAAAGGAAACTGAGATTCATCCACTGGGATTTTCATAAATTTGCGAAAAG CAAGTCCGCAAATGTGCTGGGTGTTTTAGGAGGTGTGGCGAGTGAAGCACTGGACCTTACTGGATTTTACTACAGTGGGAAGCCAAAAGTTCAGAAAAGAAGGTCTATCCAGCTTAGTCGAACTAGCACTGCAAG GGATGTTGAAATAAGAGCTAGTTCTGGAGACCTTCCGAGACTCTCTAGCAATGCTGATGCACTTGGTTCTATAGCTTCTCAGGATATGAGAAAAGAGGATAGCAAACATGAGCCTCTTGGTGATGCTCCTTGTTATCAAACTGGAGTTCTTCGTACGAATTGCATAGACTGCCTGGATCGCACAAATGTCGCACAGTATGCTTATGGCCTTGCTGCTTTGGGGAGGCAACTTCATGCGATGGGACTGACAGATGTTTCAAAAATCCACCCAGATAGCAGCATCGCTTCAGCTTTAATGGAAATGTACCAGAGCATGGGTGATGCACTTGCTCATCAGTACGGAGGCTCTGCAGCACATAATACG GTTTTCCCCGAGAGGCAAGGGAAGTGGAAGGCTACTACTCAATCTAGGGAGTTTCTGAAATCAATTAAACGATATTACAGCAATGCTTACACCGACGGTGAGAAACAAGATGCTATAAATTT ATTTCTGGGTTATTTCCAACCTCAAGAAGGAAAACCGGCTCTCTGGGATCTGGATACTGATTACTATCTCCATGTGACAACAGCTGGTGATGATAGCTACCATCTTAG TTCCCCACATGGAAATAATGTGCCCGGGGGATCTGGAGATGCCATGAGCCCAAGACCCACATTGAGCCCTGTGCCAGCATGTAAAGAGGACTTTTCTAGGATGAAACTTACTTCATTCGACAAACTTATAGAAAGAACCTGTAGTTCGATAAGAAATGTGAGGCTTCACTGTGATGCTGATCTAAGGCCAAGTGGTGGTGTTGGAACTTCTGCAATGGCACCCGACGCAGC TGAGATACAACTTAAAAGCCCAAACTGGTTGTTTGGTCAAAGAAAACATGCAGAGACAGTTCCAACAGCAAAAGTTACTCCAGTTGAAAATGCGAACGAGGGAAACAAAGATGAGACGAATGTGTCTCTGTGTGGGGAGCTGAACTGGCTTTCCTCCTCGGCAGATTCATGCGAGGAGGACAACTTCAGAAG GTATCTAGCATTCACGACAGCGGATGTAGACAATGGCTGGTACAGTGGAGCACTGCTATACGATCAAGATGAGAACAGCGGTGCTTATAAACATTACTCCGAATTTTGCCAG GGTCCAGTCATGGATCCTTTTGAGCACGACCCAGAGAAAGAAGGGCACTACAGGGAGGCTCTTAGCATGGACATCGAACTTACGGACGATGCACAGGTGGAGGCAGAAATGAAAGCCGCTCTGGACGACTACCAGGTGATAGGTTCAGACCTGAGCATCATCCCGTCGTGCGGCTCCCTCGCCGAGGACCCAAGCCAGCTGACAAGGTGGATCATTGGGGACGAGAAGCTGCGCGTCGTCGGCGCTGTGCAGTAG